Within the Musa acuminata AAA Group cultivar baxijiao chromosome BXJ2-9, Cavendish_Baxijiao_AAA, whole genome shotgun sequence genome, the region ACTAACCCATGTTCATACTTTTTCACATGATACCAATGAAACTCCCTTTCCATCTTCTAGGAGGATGTTGCTCATGAAGCTGAGACTGGAAAAATCTACAGGGCTGACTACCTTGACAAGAATGGAAGAGCTGTTCTTGTTATGAGGCCTGGATTTCAGGTTCGAGTAGCCAAAGTAACATATTTTTGAGTATTCAATTTTAGATTTCATTGTTTAGATCTTGATGCGATATGAAAACTTGAGCAGAATACTAGCTCAAGTAAAGGACAAATCAGATACCTGGTCTACTGTATGGAGAATGCCATTTTCAATTTAGCAGCAAATCAGGAGCAAATGGTGTGGCTCATAGATTTTCAAGGCTGGACTATGGCAAGTGTATCAGTAAAAGTGACTCGTGAAACAGCCCATATTTTGCAGGACTACTATCCCGAAAGGCTGGGACTGGGAATCCTGTATAATCCTCCAAGGATTTTTGAATCATTTTGGAAGGTATGGCCTTAATTTCACATGCTATATCATCCACAAAACCTACTTTTCTTGGAGTAAActaacaaaaacaaaatcatagATTATCCAAAAGTGATGCtagaacaaaaaaaatcatatacctctgattttttttctctaaataacatataaatatatgtgtgTATACAATACATATATGTCTATTTAAAGCATTTGGATGAAATTTAACAGCTTTACATCTTTTAGATTTCCTTATGTGTAAAAGTTTATTTCTGCCTCTTCTCCTATTTTGCAGGTGGTGAAGCCCTTTCTTGAGCATAAGACATACAAAAAGGTGAAATTTGTTTACTCTGATAACACCGAGAGCCAGAAAATAATGACTGACCTCTTCGAAATGGACAAACTGGAATCTGCATTCGGGGGCCATAATCCAGCCGGGTTTGATCTCAACGAGTATGCTGAAAAGATGAAAGAGGATGATCAGAAGATGTCTGCTTTCATGGAATCAGCTTCTTCTGTCTTCTTCCAAGAACAATCCCATGTTTCTGTTCTCCAACCAGAGTTCTCAGTAACCGAACATCAGTTAGAATCCTCATCTGATTCATCTCCCTCGAGTGACGCCGAATCTCCCAGAAGAGTAGATACCAAGATTTCTTCAGCAGACGAGATGAAAGAACAACTGAACTGCAAGGACACCACAATTGCTGAATCAGGGGTTTCACATCCGCTGATCCATATGAATGACTTTGCATAAATGATGTAATGTCTCTTCTTTGTTTAGTGCAGCTGTGTGCATAAAATCAGAATAAAGTATATCCTCTGGCAACAGAATTCTATTTTC harbors:
- the LOC103998193 gene encoding uncharacterized protein LOC103998193 codes for the protein MNIVKSKGNGIEKSLSIEEQKAKINEVREILGPMVNMLPNFCSDASVSRYLRARNWNVERASKMLKESLKWRLEYKPETIRWEDVAHEAETGKIYRADYLDKNGRAVLVMRPGFQNTSSSKGQIRYLVYCMENAIFNLAANQEQMVWLIDFQGWTMASVSVKVTRETAHILQDYYPERLGLGILYNPPRIFESFWKVVKPFLEHKTYKKVKFVYSDNTESQKIMTDLFEMDKLESAFGGHNPAGFDLNEYAEKMKEDDQKMSAFMESASSVFFQEQSHVSVLQPEFSVTEHQLESSSDSSPSSDAESPRRVDTKISSADEMKEQLNCKDTTIAESGVSHPLIHMNDFA